One segment of Paenibacillus sp. FSL R7-0337 DNA contains the following:
- a CDS encoding aminotransferase class I/II-fold pyridoxal phosphate-dependent enzyme, producing the protein MDEKLRIESRLAQIGSMEDPATGAINYPIYHATAFRHPRLGQSTGFDYIRTKNPTRSVLEEAAAALESGDAGFACASGMAALTTVFTLFGQGDHLIVSLDLYGGTYRLLERILSKYGISASYVDTNDLDGLEAARQPGTKAVFIETPTNPLMMITDVEAVCTWARRHGLLTIVDNTLLTPFFQRPLELGADIVVHSATKYLGGHNDVLAGLIVTKGAELSAEMAVLHNSLGAVLAPNDSYQLMKGMKTLALRMERHESNALAIARYLQKHPAIAEVFHPGLPGHPGYAIQNRQSSGNTGIFSFKVKEASYVEPLLRHIKLIAFAESLGGVESLMTYPAIQTHADIPAEIRDAVGVDDRLLRFSVGIEHVDDLIADLGQALEAARSELE; encoded by the coding sequence ATGGATGAGAAACTGAGAATTGAGAGCAGACTGGCACAGATTGGTTCGATGGAGGACCCCGCCACCGGGGCCATTAATTACCCGATTTATCATGCGACGGCTTTCCGTCACCCTAGACTTGGGCAGAGCACAGGCTTTGACTACATCCGCACCAAAAATCCTACCCGCTCTGTCCTCGAAGAAGCGGCAGCGGCCCTGGAATCCGGGGATGCCGGCTTCGCCTGCGCTTCCGGTATGGCTGCGCTGACTACGGTGTTCACCTTGTTTGGACAAGGGGACCATCTCATTGTGTCGCTCGACCTGTACGGCGGAACCTACCGGTTGCTGGAACGGATTCTCTCCAAATACGGCATCAGTGCCTCCTATGTAGATACGAACGATCTGGATGGACTGGAAGCGGCCCGCCAGCCGGGGACAAAAGCCGTATTCATTGAGACGCCGACCAATCCGCTGATGATGATTACGGATGTCGAAGCCGTATGTACCTGGGCCCGCCGTCACGGGCTGCTCACGATTGTAGATAATACGCTGCTGACTCCGTTCTTCCAGCGCCCGCTGGAGCTTGGAGCAGATATCGTGGTTCACAGTGCGACTAAGTATCTGGGCGGGCATAACGATGTGCTGGCTGGGCTGATTGTGACCAAGGGCGCAGAATTGTCTGCTGAAATGGCCGTCCTGCATAACTCTCTGGGAGCGGTTCTCGCGCCGAATGACAGCTATCAGCTGATGAAAGGTATGAAGACCCTGGCGCTGCGCATGGAGCGGCATGAGAGCAATGCCCTGGCCATCGCCCGTTATCTGCAGAAGCATCCGGCTATTGCCGAGGTCTTCCATCCGGGTCTGCCGGGCCATCCGGGCTATGCCATTCAGAACCGCCAGTCCTCCGGCAACACCGGGATCTTCTCCTTCAAGGTAAAAGAGGCCAGCTATGTGGAGCCGCTGCTCCGCCATATCAAGCTAATCGCCTTCGCCGAGAGTCTGGGCGGTGTCGAATCGCTGATGACCTATCCGGCGATACAGACTCATGCCGATATTCCGGCTGAAATCCGCGATGCTGTAGGCGTGGATGACCGACTGCTGCGCTTCTCTGTCGGCATAGAGCATGTAGATGATCTGATTGCGGATCTCGGACAGGCCCTGGAGGCCGCCCGGAGCGAGCTGGAATAA
- the corA gene encoding magnesium/cobalt transporter CorA: MKIRLVNAGVFTPVDNIEETLTAPAEGFYWIDADVEDLVELQPIYGLHDLAVEDCLSEEDQRPKLEIYESHYFIVVNSIRFDDEEIFLRALNVFLGRHYIITVTKQKIHELRVLKPVLWEQEVSTPDRFLYLLIDLVVDNFFSVGDRIEARIEKLEEDILMHTKKSHLSEIIGLRSEILWLKKMLGPQKEVINTLNKKDLRLIDDQLQKYFSDIYENAVKISETFETYRDLMGNLREAYQSSIANRANEIMRVFTAITTIFMPLTVITGIYGMNFDNIPEIHTEYGYYGVIAVMVTLGCGMLIIFRKKEWL; encoded by the coding sequence ATGAAAATCCGGCTGGTAAATGCAGGGGTTTTTACGCCTGTTGACAACATTGAAGAAACTTTAACCGCCCCTGCCGAGGGGTTCTACTGGATTGATGCCGATGTGGAGGACCTTGTAGAGCTTCAGCCTATATACGGCCTGCATGATCTGGCTGTGGAAGACTGTCTAAGTGAAGAGGATCAGCGTCCGAAGCTGGAGATTTATGAGAGTCATTATTTCATCGTGGTCAACAGCATCCGGTTCGATGATGAAGAAATCTTCCTCCGTGCGCTTAACGTATTCCTTGGCAGACATTATATTATTACCGTTACGAAGCAGAAGATCCATGAGCTGCGTGTCCTGAAGCCCGTACTGTGGGAGCAGGAGGTCAGTACGCCTGACCGCTTCCTTTATCTGCTGATCGACCTCGTTGTCGATAACTTCTTCTCGGTCGGTGACCGGATTGAAGCACGGATCGAGAAGCTGGAGGAAGACATCCTCATGCATACCAAGAAATCGCATCTGAGCGAAATCATTGGTCTGCGCAGTGAGATACTCTGGCTGAAGAAGATGCTCGGCCCGCAGAAGGAAGTTATCAATACGCTCAACAAAAAGGATCTTCGCCTGATCGACGATCAGCTGCAGAAGTATTTCAGCGATATCTATGAGAATGCGGTCAAGATCTCTGAAACCTTCGAAACGTACCGCGATCTCATGGGTAACTTGCGTGAAGCTTATCAGTCCAGTATTGCGAACCGCGCTAATGAAATCATGCGTGTATTTACGGCAATTACCACTATATTCATGCCGCTGACCGTGATTACCGGGATCTACGGCATGAACTTTGACAATATCCCGGAGATCCACACCGAGTACGGCTACTATGGCGTCATTGCCGTCATGGTGACGCTAGGCTGCGGAATGCTCATTATCTTCCGTAAGAAGGAGTGGCTATGA
- a CDS encoding ROK family protein has product MKLLGAIEAGGTKFVCGIGNEDGTIIDRVSFPTATPQETMSQVMDYFSGKAVEAIGIGSFGPIDPVIGSPTYGYITTTPKPHWGGYNLVGAVEEQFQVPIGFDTDVNGAALGEYTWGAAQGLDSCLYITVGTGIGAGAVVGGKLVHGLSHPEMGHILVRRHPEDHYEGFCPYHGDCLEGLAAGPAIGKRWGKPAGELSADHPAWAMEAHYLAHALMNYVLILSPQKIVMGGGVMKQSQLFPLIHAKLRELLGGYVQHPALNEEIGSYIVPPQLGDNAGLSGALGLAKLALDRK; this is encoded by the coding sequence GTGAAATTGTTGGGAGCGATTGAAGCAGGAGGAACAAAGTTTGTATGCGGTATCGGGAATGAGGACGGGACAATTATCGACCGGGTGAGCTTTCCGACTGCCACTCCTCAGGAGACTATGAGCCAGGTAATGGATTATTTCAGCGGAAAAGCTGTGGAGGCTATCGGGATCGGCTCGTTTGGACCGATTGATCCCGTTATTGGCAGCCCCACCTATGGATATATTACAACCACACCCAAGCCGCACTGGGGCGGTTATAATCTGGTGGGAGCCGTGGAGGAGCAATTCCAGGTTCCGATCGGCTTCGATACAGATGTGAACGGCGCAGCGCTGGGCGAATACACCTGGGGGGCAGCGCAAGGTCTGGATAGCTGCCTGTATATCACTGTAGGTACCGGGATCGGTGCCGGTGCTGTGGTGGGCGGGAAGCTCGTTCACGGGCTGTCCCATCCCGAGATGGGACATATTCTGGTTCGTCGTCATCCCGAGGACCACTACGAAGGCTTCTGCCCTTATCACGGCGATTGCCTGGAGGGTCTGGCAGCAGGTCCGGCCATCGGCAAGCGCTGGGGTAAGCCGGCGGGCGAGCTGTCTGCAGATCATCCGGCCTGGGCGATGGAGGCCCACTATCTGGCTCATGCTCTTATGAACTATGTGCTGATCCTCTCGCCGCAGAAGATCGTAATGGGCGGCGGTGTGATGAAGCAGAGCCAGCTCTTCCCGCTGATTCATGCCAAGCTGCGGGAGCTGCTCGGCGGATATGTGCAGCATCCAGCGCTCAATGAAGAGATTGGCAGCTATATTGTGCCTCCGCAGCTTGGAGATAACGCCGGTCTGTCGGGTGCACTGGGTCTGGCCAAGCTGGCTTTGGACCGCAAGTAG
- the mqnC gene encoding cyclic dehypoxanthinyl futalosine synthase, with protein sequence MSAVDLILDKALKGERLQLEDTVTLFESNEIEKMGAAADIIMKRWHPEPVTTFVIGRNINYTNVCDVYCRFCAFYRRPGSEEGYVLPDETIYQKIAETMSVNGTEILMQGGTNPNLPFSYYTDILRGIKQRFPEITMHSFSPAEIMKMVEVSGLPLEQVMREIHAAGLDSLPGGGAEILDDRTRRKISRLKGSWREWMDVMQTAHRIGMNTTATMVIGLGESMEERALHLLRVREAQDECIANKYDSEGFLAFISWTFQPDNTNLKLDRQTPEEYLKTVAISRLVLDNIKNFQSSWVTMGPEVGKLSLQYGCNDFGSTMIEENVVSSAGATYKVNIESITQLIREAGKIPAQRNTRYDILRTFEDANAKIDNDFIMQN encoded by the coding sequence GTGAGTGCAGTCGATCTTATACTGGATAAGGCACTGAAGGGTGAACGTCTTCAGTTGGAAGATACGGTCACGTTGTTCGAGAGCAATGAAATTGAGAAAATGGGCGCTGCCGCAGATATTATTATGAAGCGCTGGCACCCGGAGCCAGTGACAACATTCGTCATTGGCCGTAACATTAACTACACCAATGTATGTGATGTATATTGCCGATTCTGCGCTTTTTACCGCAGACCCGGTTCGGAGGAAGGCTATGTGCTTCCCGATGAGACAATCTATCAGAAGATTGCGGAGACCATGAGCGTGAACGGAACCGAAATTCTGATGCAGGGCGGTACGAATCCGAATCTGCCGTTCAGCTACTATACGGATATTCTGCGCGGCATCAAGCAGCGGTTCCCGGAGATTACAATGCATTCCTTCTCACCTGCGGAAATTATGAAAATGGTTGAGGTCTCCGGCCTGCCGCTGGAACAGGTCATGCGTGAGATTCATGCCGCAGGCCTCGATTCCCTGCCCGGCGGCGGTGCTGAGATTCTCGATGACCGTACCCGCCGCAAGATCAGCCGCCTCAAGGGCTCCTGGCGCGAGTGGATGGACGTCATGCAGACCGCACACCGGATCGGCATGAATACAACAGCCACGATGGTGATCGGTCTGGGCGAGAGTATGGAAGAACGTGCGCTGCATCTGCTGCGTGTCCGTGAAGCCCAGGACGAATGCATTGCGAATAAATATGATTCTGAAGGCTTCCTGGCGTTCATCTCCTGGACCTTCCAGCCGGATAATACGAACCTGAAGCTGGACCGCCAGACCCCGGAGGAGTACCTCAAGACCGTAGCCATCAGCCGTCTGGTGCTGGACAATATCAAGAACTTCCAATCCTCCTGGGTAACGATGGGGCCTGAAGTAGGCAAGCTCTCCCTGCAATACGGATGCAATGACTTCGGAAGCACAATGATCGAGGAGAACGTAGTCTCCTCGGCGGGTGCGACCTACAAGGTCAACATCGAGTCGATCACCCAGCTCATCCGCGAAGCCGGCAAGATTCCGGCGCAGCGCAACACGCGTTATGACATTCTGCGTACGTTCGAGGATGCGAATGCGAAGATTGACAATGATTTTATTATGCAGAACTAG
- a CDS encoding HRDC domain-containing protein: MQIVFMNRLCRRSGVDGETFAQLWIGEEEGQWRLGWRDFSGEQETGDSLWYEGGSWNEMLCVYRHELAVKMGDGYRPLIDGVFHEEDNLSSRSQEQLKLQYYSEHYGNEAIFEELCSWRRVKASGERKAPYILASNRLLRMISAFLPRTEEELLQLPGVGEGKATQYGADWLSITAAAEREHDFPLSWVNHTIDEESFVSWQYKQKELKYKKELERLRLRRVLLQGIEEGQGMEQLRVLSGVSRREVLEVVEELEKDGYSAEKLIALELSGVSPEEQNNIWTAYELIGDNFLKPVLYKAYGEPFVPADGLDLYYERLRLIRIRFRREHPAALGMAAPL, from the coding sequence ATGCAGATCGTATTTATGAACCGTTTGTGCAGAAGATCAGGAGTGGATGGGGAGACTTTTGCCCAGCTGTGGATTGGAGAGGAAGAGGGGCAGTGGCGTCTTGGCTGGCGTGATTTCTCCGGCGAACAGGAGACGGGCGATAGCCTGTGGTATGAAGGCGGATCATGGAATGAGATGCTGTGTGTATACCGGCACGAGCTTGCCGTGAAGATGGGGGATGGCTACCGCCCGCTGATTGACGGTGTATTTCATGAAGAGGATAATCTCAGCAGCCGCAGCCAGGAGCAGCTTAAGCTGCAGTATTACAGTGAGCATTACGGGAATGAAGCGATCTTCGAGGAGCTGTGCTCCTGGCGCAGAGTGAAGGCCTCCGGCGAACGGAAAGCGCCTTATATCCTGGCCAGCAACCGTCTGCTGCGCATGATCAGCGCATTTCTTCCCCGCACGGAGGAGGAGCTGCTACAGCTTCCAGGTGTAGGTGAAGGCAAAGCCACACAGTATGGAGCGGACTGGCTCAGTATCACCGCAGCGGCTGAGCGTGAGCATGATTTTCCGCTAAGCTGGGTGAATCATACAATAGACGAAGAGAGCTTCGTATCCTGGCAATATAAGCAGAAGGAGCTTAAGTACAAGAAGGAGCTGGAGCGGCTGAGACTGCGGCGTGTTCTGTTACAGGGGATCGAAGAGGGGCAAGGAATGGAGCAGCTCAGAGTGCTTAGCGGAGTTTCCCGCCGTGAAGTGCTTGAAGTAGTAGAGGAGCTGGAGAAGGACGGATACTCGGCCGAGAAGCTTATTGCCCTGGAGCTGAGCGGAGTGAGCCCCGAAGAACAGAACAATATTTGGACAGCCTATGAACTGATCGGCGACAACTTCCTGAAGCCTGTTCTTTACAAAGCTTACGGTGAACCTTTCGTTCCTGCTGACGGACTCGATCTGTATTACGAACGCCTGCGGCTGATCCGCATCCGCTTCCGGCGGGAGCATCCGGCCGCGCTTGGAATGGCTGCCCCTTTGTAA
- the metA gene encoding homoserine O-succinyltransferase, whose amino-acid sequence MPIKIPDSLPAKEVLSGENIFVMDESQAFHQDIRPLRIAILNLMPTKETTETQLLRLIGNSPLQVDVVLLHPSSHTSKNTSAEHLKSFYKTFDEISHRRFDGLIVTGAPVEQLEFEDVNYWEELKVIFEWSKQNVTSTMHICWAAQAGLYHHFGVRKVSLPDKCFGVFPHTMSHNNVKLLRGFDEVFHVPHSRHTDVSREDIERNPELQILAESEEAGVYLVATHDGKQIFVTGHSEYDPFSLKWEYDRDIAKGLEVALPKHYYPKDDPTRTPPAVWRAHANLLFANWLNYYVYQETPYDIGAFI is encoded by the coding sequence ATGCCTATCAAAATTCCCGACAGCCTGCCGGCCAAAGAAGTGTTATCCGGTGAGAATATTTTTGTAATGGATGAAAGCCAGGCCTTCCATCAGGATATCCGTCCCCTGCGGATCGCCATCCTGAATCTGATGCCTACCAAAGAAACTACTGAGACCCAGCTGCTGCGCCTTATCGGGAATTCCCCGCTTCAGGTGGATGTTGTTCTGCTGCATCCCAGCTCCCATACGTCGAAGAATACTTCGGCTGAGCATTTGAAGAGCTTTTACAAAACCTTTGATGAGATCAGCCACCGCCGGTTCGACGGCTTGATTGTAACGGGCGCTCCCGTAGAACAACTTGAATTCGAGGATGTCAACTACTGGGAAGAGCTGAAAGTGATTTTTGAGTGGAGCAAACAGAATGTAACCTCGACCATGCACATCTGTTGGGCGGCACAGGCAGGACTGTATCATCACTTTGGTGTGCGCAAGGTGAGTCTGCCGGACAAATGCTTCGGAGTGTTTCCGCATACGATGAGCCATAATAATGTCAAGCTGCTGCGCGGCTTCGATGAAGTATTCCATGTTCCGCATTCCCGCCATACCGATGTCTCCCGTGAAGATATTGAGCGGAACCCGGAGCTGCAGATTCTGGCAGAATCCGAGGAAGCCGGGGTGTACCTGGTGGCTACGCATGACGGGAAGCAGATTTTTGTTACCGGACATTCGGAGTACGATCCCTTCTCGCTGAAATGGGAGTATGACCGGGATATCGCAAAAGGGCTGGAGGTTGCCTTGCCGAAGCACTATTATCCCAAGGATGATCCGACGCGTACTCCGCCGGCAGTCTGGCGCGCCCATGCCAACTTATTATTCGCTAATTGGCTCAATTACTATGTATACCAGGAGACTCCTTACGATATCGGGGCATTTATCTAA